Proteins from one Setaria italica strain Yugu1 chromosome V, Setaria_italica_v2.0, whole genome shotgun sequence genomic window:
- the LOC101774628 gene encoding ribulose-1,5 bisphosphate carboxylase/oxygenase large subunit N-methyltransferase, chloroplastic isoform X1 — MPFWLRTRSLSSTQLMAAPARARLVRGVASRLGGGRRLLARSAASKPQATSLKDDSCTAFLHWLQRKAGTQISSVLDVATSTFGRSLFALEPIQEGDCILEVPYGVQLTQDKLPQEVCMLLDNLVGDTAKIAVLLILEQHLGHASGWEPYIKSLPCKDQMHNMMFWDLNELHMVRNSAVYNEAIEQRELVKKEFSAVKPVLECFPHLFGEVKLEDFMHACALVSSRAWRTSRGVSLIPFADFLNHDGRSNSILLYDEQKDVSEVIADRNYAVGEQVMIRYGKYSNAVLALNFGFTLSRNIYDQAQTWVDMEDQDSFSREKLATWLRHHHGPKSEDMFSCNYTKASFVIKEVKFCGGKGVGVPQILRAFFRVFYATSLEELEEMSTEAARDDGRLARRPLENREREIHAHRMLLLHLDEEIQGYFTAIEHLGIASDPESRSVHPFRKEMAKDLLVGELRVLRSARAWVATYCETLSTS; from the exons ATGCCATTTTGGCTCCGTACGCGCTCGCTCTCCTCCACTCAAttgatggcggcgccggcgcgagctCGATTGGTGCGCGGCGTCGCGTCTCGCCTCGGTGGCGGCCGTCGCCTCCTTGCCCGCTCTGCCGCCTCCAAGCCCCAG GCCACCAGCCTCAAGGACGACAGCTGCACTGCCTTCCTACATTGGCTGCAGAGGAAGGCAGGTACTCAGATTTCATCGGTACTAGATGTCGCTACTTCGACCTTTGGAAG GTCGTTATTTGCATTAGAGCCCATACAAGAGGGGGACTGTATATTGGAAGTACCTTATGGTGTT CAACTTACTCAAGATAAACTTCCCCAAGAAGTTTGTATGCTACTCGATAACCTTGTTGGAGATACAGCAAAGATTGCTGTGCTCCTCATACTGGAGCAACACCTGGGACAT GCATCAGGATGGGAGCCATATATCAAATCTCTTCCATGCAAGGATCAGATGCATAACATG ATGTTCTGGGATCTGAATGAGCTTCATATGGTCCGAAACAGCGCAGTTTATAATGAAGCCATTGAACAAAGGGAACTGGTTAAGAAGGAATTTTCAGCAGTGAAGCCA GTCCTTGAATGTTTCCCGCATTTGTTTGGAGAAGTAAAATTGGAGGATTTTATGCATGCTTGTGCATTGG TTTCATCTCGAGCTTGGCGGACTTCCAGAGGTGTGTCACtg ATTCCATTTGCAGATTTTCTTAACCATGATGGTCGTTCTAATTCTATATTACTATACGACGAGCAGAAAGATGTTTCTGAG GTCATTGCTGACAGGAACTATGCTGTCGGTGAACAG GTTATGATAAGATATGGAAAATACTCTAATGCTGTACTAGCACTTAACTTTGGATTCACACTTTCCAGGAATATATATGACCAG GCACAAACTTGGGTAGATATGGAAGACCAAGACTCGTTTTCTAGGGAGAAGCTTGCCACATGGTTAAGGCATCATCATGGTCCGAAATCTGAAGACATGTTCAGTTGCAACTATACTAAAGCTTCTTTTGTTATAAA GGAGGTCAAATTCTGTGGAGGCAAAGGGGTGGGAGTTCCCCAGATCTTGCGTGCATTTTTCCGGGTTTTCTATGCCACATCACTTGAAG AACTAGAAGAAATGTCCACAGAGGCTGCTAGAGATGATGGTCGACTTGCCAGACGTCCTCTGGAaaatagagagagagaaatCCATGCTCACCGCATGTTGCTCCTGCACCTGGACGAAGAGATTCAGGGCTATTTTACAGCTATTGAG caCCTTGGAATTGCTAGTGACCCTGAATCTAGGAGCGTGCATCCCTTCAGAAAAGAGATGGCCAAAGATCTACTCGTTGGCGAGCTCCGTGTTTTGCGAAGTGCTCGTGCATGGGTTGCGACCTATTGTGAGACTTTAAGCACTTCATAG
- the LOC101774628 gene encoding ribulose-1,5 bisphosphate carboxylase/oxygenase large subunit N-methyltransferase, chloroplastic isoform X2: MPFWLRTRSLSSTQLMAAPARARLVRGVASRLGGGRRLLARSAASKPQATSLKDDSCTAFLHWLQRKAGTQISSVLDVATSTFGRSLFALEPIQEGDCILEVPYGVQLTQDKLPQEVCMLLDNLVGDTAKIAVLLILEQHLGHASGWEPYIKSLPCKDQMHNMMFWDLNELHMVRNSAVYNEAIEQRELVKKEFSAVKPVLECFPHLFGEVKLEDFMHACALVSSRAWRTSRDFLNHDGRSNSILLYDEQKDVSEVIADRNYAVGEQVMIRYGKYSNAVLALNFGFTLSRNIYDQAQTWVDMEDQDSFSREKLATWLRHHHGPKSEDMFSCNYTKASFVIKEVKFCGGKGVGVPQILRAFFRVFYATSLEELEEMSTEAARDDGRLARRPLENREREIHAHRMLLLHLDEEIQGYFTAIEHLGIASDPESRSVHPFRKEMAKDLLVGELRVLRSARAWVATYCETLSTS; encoded by the exons ATGCCATTTTGGCTCCGTACGCGCTCGCTCTCCTCCACTCAAttgatggcggcgccggcgcgagctCGATTGGTGCGCGGCGTCGCGTCTCGCCTCGGTGGCGGCCGTCGCCTCCTTGCCCGCTCTGCCGCCTCCAAGCCCCAG GCCACCAGCCTCAAGGACGACAGCTGCACTGCCTTCCTACATTGGCTGCAGAGGAAGGCAGGTACTCAGATTTCATCGGTACTAGATGTCGCTACTTCGACCTTTGGAAG GTCGTTATTTGCATTAGAGCCCATACAAGAGGGGGACTGTATATTGGAAGTACCTTATGGTGTT CAACTTACTCAAGATAAACTTCCCCAAGAAGTTTGTATGCTACTCGATAACCTTGTTGGAGATACAGCAAAGATTGCTGTGCTCCTCATACTGGAGCAACACCTGGGACAT GCATCAGGATGGGAGCCATATATCAAATCTCTTCCATGCAAGGATCAGATGCATAACATG ATGTTCTGGGATCTGAATGAGCTTCATATGGTCCGAAACAGCGCAGTTTATAATGAAGCCATTGAACAAAGGGAACTGGTTAAGAAGGAATTTTCAGCAGTGAAGCCA GTCCTTGAATGTTTCCCGCATTTGTTTGGAGAAGTAAAATTGGAGGATTTTATGCATGCTTGTGCATTGG TTTCATCTCGAGCTTGGCGGACTTCCAGAG ATTTTCTTAACCATGATGGTCGTTCTAATTCTATATTACTATACGACGAGCAGAAAGATGTTTCTGAG GTCATTGCTGACAGGAACTATGCTGTCGGTGAACAG GTTATGATAAGATATGGAAAATACTCTAATGCTGTACTAGCACTTAACTTTGGATTCACACTTTCCAGGAATATATATGACCAG GCACAAACTTGGGTAGATATGGAAGACCAAGACTCGTTTTCTAGGGAGAAGCTTGCCACATGGTTAAGGCATCATCATGGTCCGAAATCTGAAGACATGTTCAGTTGCAACTATACTAAAGCTTCTTTTGTTATAAA GGAGGTCAAATTCTGTGGAGGCAAAGGGGTGGGAGTTCCCCAGATCTTGCGTGCATTTTTCCGGGTTTTCTATGCCACATCACTTGAAG AACTAGAAGAAATGTCCACAGAGGCTGCTAGAGATGATGGTCGACTTGCCAGACGTCCTCTGGAaaatagagagagagaaatCCATGCTCACCGCATGTTGCTCCTGCACCTGGACGAAGAGATTCAGGGCTATTTTACAGCTATTGAG caCCTTGGAATTGCTAGTGACCCTGAATCTAGGAGCGTGCATCCCTTCAGAAAAGAGATGGCCAAAGATCTACTCGTTGGCGAGCTCCGTGTTTTGCGAAGTGCTCGTGCATGGGTTGCGACCTATTGTGAGACTTTAAGCACTTCATAG
- the LOC101773957 gene encoding protein NETWORKED 2D, translating into MLQRAASNAYSWWWASHIRTKQSKWLDNHLQDMEHRVKCMLLLLGEEADSFSKRAEMYYKRRPEVITQVEEVYRAYRALADRYDIMSGELHKANHTIATAFPDQVQYAMLEEEDDNIPKAFTPVDPRKIHKSTVDGLMKKKKGEHPGSTGGGAKNSTSAPIDKENAGEEISRLQKAILVMQTEKEFIKSSYESGIAKYWDLEKEINDMQEQVCHFQDKFDESVVIEDDEARALMTATALKSCEDTIMKLQEQRKASAGQAMGESERVKVFREKLKAIMNKHGKSLPDPLDFSDKNARKNHGAEMEDAYHAKQGGIEMQAVIDKIKEHFERDCNISMAEVTERIDELVNKVVDLELMVSSQTSQIDRLCQENSELENSLQNLDDENTVLASGSSELTEKLRQVEEELTRVQALESSFHKDESTIRSNFVEAISRFSDISELLLSPVCEHHTGSVSAQTSHEAPVVESTEPSSNEYCDMKEVGLQIAEPHADNAGPASGVVQPDDPDDVLVAGTDDSSGSTKSSEQQLDAVQDKSSRERGSLVRLRHISSDNLGGYDEQEEMSKVGSSSADGITDMMKLQERLSDSLEDKEKALLGEYTSLLEEYKDAKRRLVEMEKKNQECLNEIRSLREEIASSAGEGGSEGSCKRSSSSCSRRGHRRTPSYSSVHQRRPSVSSISRLIRMGSTIQESGEPAGAEQQGGINLEDLRLPAVAEAENASPLEERFRRDIDTLLDENLEFWMKFSSSLQRVQEFQSKHEGLQLKLLNNKEEGKQDGATEKQLRALKTELQVWSEQNAMLRGELQCRFTSLCDIQEEITAALDMEADQFTSYQAAKFQGEVLNMQQENNRVSDELQAGLDHVKGLQAEVEQALGKLHIRSVSLPAQMAGADDSDPGGSGAGSGSGSAHGGGGGNLLGRPPSNKSKVPLQSFLFPAKNKKTSLLARVTPVLQKPQAEMKFLAKLPR; encoded by the exons ATGCTGCAGCGGGCGGCGAGCAACGCGTATTCATGGTGGTGGGCAAGCCACATCCGCACCAAACAGTCAAAATGGCTTGACAACCACCTCCAAG ATATGGAGCACAGGGTTAAGTGCATGCTCTTGCTCCTTGGGGAGGAGGCTGATTCCTTTTCAAAGAGGGCAGAGATGTACTACAAGAGGCGACCTGAGGTGATCACTCAGGTGGAAGAAGTATATCGGGCATACAGGGCTCTGGCTGACCGGTATGATATCATGTCAGGGGAGCTGCACAAAGCAAACCACACCATTGCCACTGCCTTCCCTGACCAGGTCCAGTATGCAATGCTGGAAGAGGAAGATGATAACATCCCAAAGGCATTCACCCCAGTTGATCCACGCAAAATCCACAAGTCAACTGTTGATGGattgatgaagaagaaaaaaggagaaCATCCTGGATCAACAGGTGGAGGAGCAAAGAATAGTACCTCAGCTCCAATCGATAAGGAGAATGCAGGGGAAGAAATCAGCAGGCTACAGAAAGCTATACTTGTCATGCAGACTGAGAAAGAATTTATCAAAAGCTCCTACGAGAGCGGCATTGCAAAGTACTGGGATCTTGAGAAGGAAATCAACGACATGCAGGAACAGGTTTGCCACTTCCAAGATAAGTTTGATGAAAGTGTGGTGATTGAGGATGATGAAGCCAGAGCCTTGATGACAGCAACCGCACTCAAGTCCTGTGAAGACACTATTATGAAACTGCAAGAACAGCGTAAGGCCTCTGCAGGGCAAGCAATGGGAGAGTCGGAAAGAGTCAAGGTTTTCAGAGAGAAGCTCAAGGCTATAATGAACAAACATGGCAAATCTCTACCGGATCCTCTGGATTTTTCTGACAAAAACGCACGAAAGAACCACGGTGCAGAGATGGAGGATGCATACCATGCCAAACAAGGTGGTATAGAAATGCAGGCTGTGATTGACAAGATCAAGGAACACTTTGAGAGGGACTGCAACATCTCCATGGCAGAAGTTACGGAGAGAATTGATGAGCTTGTCAACAAAGTTGTTGACTTGGAGCTTATGGTTTCATCACAAACCTCCCAGATAGATCGACTCTGTCAGGAAAACAGTGAGCTGGAGAATTCCCTGCAGAACTTGGACGATGAGAATACAGTGCTGGCCAGTGGATCAAGTGAACTGACTGAGAAGCTCAGGCAAGTAGAAGAGGAGCTTACCAGAGTTCAGGCTCTTGAAAGCTCCTTCCACAAGGATGAGAGCACAATCCGTTCCAACTTCGTAGAAGCAATAAGCAGATTCAGTGATATATCCGAGTTGTTGCTATCGCCAGTTTGTGAGCACCACACTGGTTCTGTTTCTGCACAAACGTCCCATGAAGCTCCAGTAGTTGAATCGACAGAGCCATCATCAAATGAGTACTGTGACATGAAGGAGGTGGGGCTTCAGATTGCTGAACCCCATGCTGACAACGCTGGGCCAGCATCTGGTGTTGTTCAGCCAGACGATCCTGATGATGTACTTGTGGCAGGCACTGATGATTCTTCCGGTAGCACTAAAAGTAGCGAACAACAACTAGATGCTGTACAGGACAAGAGTTCACGTGAGAGGGGTTCATTGGTACGGCTTCGTCACATTTCTTCGGACAACCTTGGAGGTTATGATGAACAGGAAGAGATGAGCAAGgtgggttcatcttcagctgaTGGCATTACTGACATGATGAAGCTGCAGGAGAGGCTCTCAGATAGCCTAGAAGATAAGGAGAAGGCCCTCTTAGGTGAGTACACTTCACTCCTTGAGGAGTATAAGGACGCGAAGCGAAGGCTCGTGGAAATGGAGAAAAAGAATCAGGAATGCCTGAATGAGATCCGGTCACTCCGTGAAGAGATTGCGAGCTCTGCAGGGGAAGGAGGCAGCGAGGGTTCATGCAAGAGGAGCTCTAGTAGCTGCTCTCGCCGGGGTCACAGGAGGACCCCGAGCTACTCGTCTGTCCATCAGAGGAGACCGAGCGTTTCTTCCATCTCAAGGCTGATAAGGATGGGCTCGACCATCCAAGAAAGCGGTGAGCCAGCGGGTGCTGAGCAGCAAGGGGGAATTAACCTGGAGGACCTGAGGCTGCCGGCCGTTGCCGAGGCGGAGAATGCGTCTCCTCTGGAGGAGAGGTTCAGGAGGGACATCGACACGCTCTTGGATGAGAACCTCGAGTTCTGGATGAAGTTCAGCTCGTCGTTGCAGCGGGTGCAGGAGTTCCAGAGCAAGCACGAGGGCCTGCAGCTGAAGCTGTTGAACAACAAGGAGGAGGGCAAGCAGGACGGGGCGACGGAGAAGCAGCTGAGGGCGTTGAAGACGGAGCTGCAGGTGTGGTCGGAGCAGAACGCGATGTTGCGAGGGGAGCTGCAGTGCAGGTTCACGTCACTGTGCGACATCCAGGAGGAGATTACGGCAGCGCTGGACATGGAGGCAGACCAGTTCACATCCTACCAGGCCGCCAAGTTCCAGGGGGAGGTCCTCAACATGCAGCAGGAGAACAACAGGGTGTCGGACGAGCTACAGGCCGGGCTGGACCACGTCAAGGGGCTCCaggcggaggtggagcaggCGCTGGGGAAGCTGCACATCAGGAGCGTCAGCCTGCCGGCGCAGATGGCCGGGGCCGACGACTCCGACCCCGGTGGCTCCGGCgctggctccggctccggctccgcccatggcggcggcggtggcaaccTCCTCGGGCGCCCCCCGTCCAACAAGTCCAAGGTGCCGCTGCAGTCCTTCCTCTTCCCGGCCAAGAACAAGAAGACGTCTCTGCTGGCCCGCGTCACGCCGGTGCTCCAGAAGCCGCAGGCGGAGATGAAGTTTCTGGCCAAGTTGCCAAGGTAG
- the LOC101775563 gene encoding GATA transcription factor 17: protein MGLEMEVEVEVETDPNTSPDEATASGEPKACADCHTTKTPLWRGGPEGPKSLCNACGIRYRKRRRQALSLDAAQQQDQQPSKKAAADPQQDDQQPQPKKKPAADSQEDQQPQPKKKPAADSQEDQQLQPKKPAAAASSTTTNKKDKKKKKDRQVTVELRVVGFGKEVMLKQRRQMRRKKCMSEEERAAVLLMAMSSGVIYAS, encoded by the exons ATGGGGttggagatggaggtggaggtggaggtggagacggATCCCAATACTTCCCCCGACGAGGCCACCGCCTCCGGCGAGCCCAAGGCCTGCGCCGACTGCCACACCACCAAGACTCCGCTCTGGCGCGGAGGACCCGAGGGACCAAAG TCCCTCTGCAACGCCTGCGGCATCCGCTACCGCAAGAGGAGGAGACAGGCGCTCAGCCTCGACGCCGCCCAACAGCAGGATCAGCAGCCGAGTAAGAAGGCCGCCGCCGATCCGCAGCAGGATGACCAGCAGCCACAGCCGAAGAAGAAGCCCGCCGCCGATTCGCAGGAGGATCAGCAGCCGCAGCCGAAGAAGAAGCCCGCTGCCGATTCGCAGGAGGATCAGCAGCTGCAGCCGAAgaagcctgccgccgccgccagcagcaccaccaccaacaagaaggacaagaagaagaagaaggatcgGCAAGTCACCGTGGAGCTTCGCGTGGTGGGGTTCGGCAAGGAGGTGATGCTCAAGCAGCGCCGTCAGATGCGCCGCAAGAAGTGCATGAGCGAGGAGGAGAGGGCCGCCGTCCTCCTCATGGCGATGTCGTCGGGCGTCATCTACGCCTCGTGA